From Betaproteobacteria bacterium:
AAAGCATCGAGGCGCGGACGTTGGCTTTCTTCGCATAGACATGGCTAAGCGCGGCCTCATCGCCGGTGCCGGCCCTGCGGGACTGCTCTTCGCCTGGCTCTTCAAGCGCCGCCACCCTCACTGGCAGGTCGAGGTGCTCGAGCAGAACGAGGCCGGCCTTACTTTCGGCTTCGGGGTCGTGTTCTCGCAAGGCGCATTGGAATTTCTGCAACGCGATGCCTCCGATTTTTACGAACTTCTCCTGCCGCGCATGGAGATCTGGCCAGCGCAGCGCATCGTGCATCGTGACGAACGCGTGGAAATAGACGGCAATGGCTTCTCCGCCATCGCACGCCTCGAGTTAAACAAGTTACTGCAAGATCTGTGTCGCGAATCAGGGGTGAATCTCGTGTTCGGGCGCCGCATCGAATCGCTTGCCGAGCTGAGCGGCGCGGCATCTGGTCGTGGGCGCGGATGGATTGAACTCCTTCGTGAGAGGCGCGCATCCGCAGCGATTCGAACTTCGCACGCAGTGGCTAACCAACAAGTTCGCATGGTATGGAACGAGCAAGGCATTCGATTGCCTCACGCTCACCAGTCGCACTAACGAGCATGGCACTTGGGTAGCGCACCACTACCGCTACAGCGCCAGCATGAGCACTTTTTTGGTGGAGTGCGACGCGGCCACCTGGTACCGCGCGGGCTTGGGTCGCATGTCCGAAGAGGAGTCGCGCCGCTACTGCGAGCAGGTTTTCGCGCCTGACCTCGAAGGCCACGCCTTGGTGTCGAACAAATCCATCTGGCGCAACTTTCCGCTGCTCTCCAATCGTAACTGGTCCGCCGGCAACACGGTGCTGATCGGCGACGCGTTGCACACCGCGCATTTTTCCATCGGCTCTGGCACGCGGCTGGCGCTGGAGGATGCCATCGCCTTGGACCGCGCTTTCGGAGAAGCCGGCGAGGACACGGCGGCCGCACTGGCCGTGTTCGAGCGCGAACGCCGCCCCGTGGTGGAGAAAATCCTGGCGGCGGCCAATGCCAGCTCCTTTTGGTACGAGCGCATGTCCGACAAGATGCACTACGCGCCATGGCAACTGGCCTACGATTACATGACGCGCAGCGGCCGCGTGAGTGACGAGCGGCTGCGCAGCATGGCGCCCCGGTTCATGACACACGTTGGCGAGGGCAGGCGGCAAGTGGCCTATGCAGGCGATACGCGGCGCATGGCCGATCCCTTCGACCGGGAAAGCGGCTGCGTGCGGCAGATCGTCTTCGAATTGCCGGAGCACTACAACTGCGCGCGCATACTGTTCGATAACCTTGGCGCGGGACGCGAGGAGAAGCTCGCCCTCATCTGCGATGAAACGCGCCTGACTTACGCGCAACTTTGCGCGCTGGCTTCGCGCGCAGGCAATGGTTTGAGCGCGTTGGGGCTTGCGCGCGGCAGCCGCGTGCTCATGCTGATGCCAGACACACCGGAGTACGTGGCCGCCATCTTCGGTGCCATGCGCGCGGGTTACGTGCCGGTGCTGCTCAATACCTTGTCTCCGCCGGAATTGGTGGGTTATTACTTGCAGGATTCGGGCGCCGAAGTGGCCATCGTCCACGGCATCTTGGCGCCCTTGCTTGGACACGAGTCCGTGCGTGCGTCGCGTTTGCGGCACGTGGTATTCGTGGAGGAGCCCGCGAGCGCGCCCGGTCTTCCCTTGGTGAATGCAATTTCTTGGACGCAGTGGATCGCGCTTCAAGGCGAAACGCTGCCGGAAGCCGGTACACACCGCGACGAAATGGCTTTCTGGATGTATAGCTCCGGTTCGACGGGACGGCCCAAGGGCGTGGTACATCTGCACCATGATGTGTCCTACACCCACGCCGCCTATGGCGAGCGCGTGCTGGGCATTCGCGAGAGCGATGTGGTGTTCTCGCCGCCCAAAATATTCTATGCCTACGGCTTCGGCAATTCACTGACCTTTCCTTTTTCCGTTGGCGCCACCACCGTGCTGCTGCCCGGGCGCCCAGATGCGCAAGCGGTGTTCGGCACCATCGAGAAACACCGGCCCACATTGTTCTTTGGCCTGCCGACGCTCTACAACAGCCTAATTGCTCATCCCGGTTCGGAAGCGCGCGATTTGTCCAGCCTGCGCCTGTGCCTCTCCGCGGCGGAAACCTTGTCCGGCGAGCTATTCCGCGAGTGGCAGCGGCGCTACGGGCTTTCCATCGTCGAGGGATTGGGCTCCACGGAAGTGCTGCACATTTACCTTTCCAATCGCTTGGACCATCAAAAACCAGGTGCCAGCGGAGCGCGTGTGCCGGGATACGAACTCAAGCTGGCGGATCCCGAGGGCCGCCCGGTCTCGACCGGAGAATCCGGCGTGTTGTGGGTGCGCGGCGATTCGCAAGCGCCACTCTATTGGAACCGCTCCGATAAAACGGCGGAATCCATGCGCGAAAGCTGGATCTACACCAGCGACCAGTTCCGCGTGGATGACGATGGGTTTTATTTTTTCGAAGGCCGCGTGGACGATCTTATCAAGGTGAGCGGGCAATGGATTTACCCTCTGGAGGGCGAGCGCTGCCTGGCCGAACATCCTTGGGTGAAGGAGTGCGCGGTGTTGGGCGTGGAAGAAGAAAACCGTTTGATGACGCTGGCGGCGTTCGTGGTGCTGAAGGACGCGGCGGCTCGCGATGGCGCCACGACGCGCTCGTTACAAGACTTCGTGAAATCCCAGTTGACGCCGTACAAGTACCCGCGCCAAGTGCGCTATCTGGAATCGCTGCCTAAAACGGGGACGGACAAGATCGATAGGCAGAGGCTTCGGCAAAGTTATGTCGCGCCTCCACCCTAACGCCCCCACCCTAACCCTCCACCGCGCGCGGGGGAGGGAACGGATAGCGGTTAGGGCACACCGAAAGTGGCGATCTTGTCGATCCTGCACTCGAACAATACGCGCTTCTCGTCTATCTTCGGATCGCGCAGGCCGTAGGGGCCGGGCTGGCCGGTGTATTTGGTCCAGATCTTATCCAACTGCTTGGTCACCCGCGCGCCTTCCGGGCCGGTTTCAAGCACTTCCCTTTCGGCGGTGCACTTGATGCTCACCCAGTGGTAGGGGTTCTTCGGGTTTGCCAGCAAGCAGGTCATCTGCGGGTTCTTGCGAATCCACTCGCATTTGGGGCGGTGGGAGGCGGTGTTCACCAGAATCTTGTCGCCCTCGTAATCGAACCACATGACGGTCAAGCCTGGGCGGCCATCGGGCCCGATGACGGCCAGCGTCATGGATACGGGATCGTCGAGCAACTGCTTGTAGATCGGGTCCAGATCCTTCAAGCTGGTGGCGGGCTTGCGCTCGCCCACGCCAAATTGGCCCGGCTGTAGGCCGTTGGCCACATGCTTGAAATTCGCGATTACGAATCCGCTCATGACTGCTCTCCTCTAGGTTAGATATTGATCGTGGGGCGACGGGGTCGCCACGTACCATACTTTAGCGCATTTGCGCTTGGCGTTTCCATACAGGGTGAATGGATGTGGCCGCAATACTACTGGCAAAATGCCGCCTGGATTCTCGGCCAACCGATTGAGGTCATCATGCGCGTTCAAGCTCTGGGTCATGTGGTGTTAAAGGTACGAAACCTCGATCGCTCGCTGGCGTTCTTCAACGGCGTATTGGGGCTCCCGGTGGTTGCGCGCACGCTGATACGGGATACGCCCATGGCATTCTTCTCGATCGCAGGTAACCACCACGATCTTGCCCTCATGGAATTGGGGAGCGATGCACCTTCCGCGCGGGAAGGAGCGCCCGGGCTTGCGCACGTGGCGCTCAAGATTGGCAACAGCATGGGTGAGTTGCGAGCCGCGCTCCAGCATCTGCAAGCCCGGGGCATTGCCATCGACCGAACGGCGGATCACATAGTCGCGCAGTCTTTGTATATTCACGACCCCGATGGCAACCGGATCGAGTTATACG
This genomic window contains:
- a CDS encoding VOC family protein; protein product: MWPQYYWQNAAWILGQPIEVIMRVQALGHVVLKVRNLDRSLAFFNGVLGLPVVARTLIRDTPMAFFSIAGNHHDLALMELGSDAPSAREGAPGLAHVALKIGNSMGELRAALQHLQARGIAIDRTADHIVAQSLYIHDPDGNRIELYVDADPRIWRENPSSVAHSEPLDL